Genomic window (Helianthus annuus cultivar XRQ/B chromosome 3, HanXRQr2.0-SUNRISE, whole genome shotgun sequence):
GTGATATACCCGCACCTTAAACtttacaaacatgtttgttttttttatggaACCAACATGTCAAAAAAATTACGGCTTCTGGGATACGTTGGTCTGTCGATTCCTCTACATAGATTTTGCAAATATACCAATTAAGGGTTTTGATCTTAGCTGGCACAAGAAACCTGAAAATAGGTAACATGGTAAGTAAATCATTTGCACAACTAcggaaaattaaaaaaaaaaaaaaaaaagaaatcaatcTACCAAGATATTATTTATATTCTAAACTAGCCTAAGATCCCGCGagcttcgcgggtggcttaacacaaacatataatatatacTAATATGGAGGTCACGGGTTGGAGTCCCATTTAGTGTAACTTGTTTGCAATTTGTTTCAAGTGGACCAAGAGTTTTACTATAAAACTCAAATTGAAAAATAATTACATGGATGGATAATATTGAAGAGAAGAACAATAAACGAAGGTGTCCATATCACTTGCATAAACATCGAAGAAAGAACAATCGATGATGGGGCCCATATCGAAGAGAAGAACAATCTAAATATGTATGATGAAGTTGACGAATCCAAGTATCAAAAGATCCTAAAAGAGAAACATTCAACCATTACATAATCCGAGATTACAATAATATTACAAATGGATTAGAACAATCATAGTATTTTCAACCACATCCATGTCCAATAGATTTAGCTAGACCTTAAAAATGGAAAGGGACAAATAATCTACACAGACAAAGTTAAAGTAGAAGTAAATCCGCTTACCAATTGAAAATTTTCAGGTTTATTAATTTTTGTACCTCGGCGAGCTCCACCTTTGCCATTGTTGGAAACAGAAGCAGCTGAAAAAGGACTCTCAAGCTGTTAATCTGTGATAAATCAACTTCAGAAGCCCTACAAAAATTACTTTCAGGGTAAAGGATTATGTACAAAAATTACTGGCAAAGGTGAACTTGAAGATCGACGAAAATAAAGGTTATTTTGTTAAAAATCAAAATGGAATCAATTACTGGTGGTAAAGGACTCTCAAGCTGTTAGTTTGTGAGATACATGTCTGTCCTTGTTGTATTTGtatttcttaaaaatcaaaatggAATCAATATCTTTTTTGAGTAACCTACCTGAATGGTTCATGAGATTTCCTTTTGAATTTGGTTATTGTGATttcaattatattattattttcatTCAAAATTAAAATCTAGTCaaattttttaattaatatttagttttttttaatctttttcctCGCTTTTAATAAAAGGCAAAATGAgtttttaacgttttattataacaaattataaaaatctgaccattttacccttcgtaggaaaaaaaacaaaaatgttGGATGTTAATTGAAAATCTGACCAGTTTTTGCTTTTGGATTAAAACAGCAACAAAATTGAAactcagattcaaaaggtttaagttttgAATTAAAGTGACAAAAGGTTTAGGGacattttggcaatttactcatcttttttcttctttctcgTTTATTACTTTTATCTAAAAAAATGGTGAACATTATACCTAATTATTGACTCCCGATCATAAATACCTCTTTCGTATTTATGAATACCAAGGGTATTATAGTCTTTTTATCATGACTTCACTGTGAAGTGTGGTATGGACTAAAACTGTTAGAATTAGCAAACTAATGGACAATAGATGCAATTATTAAATTATCAAGCTGAGAGTATTAAAATCATCAAACCACAGATGAAAATTATAGTTTACACTAAATATTAGAATGATAATTTTATAAAAACTCAACGAATAACCTCCTCGCCTAAAACTCGATTATCTCTCTGCATCTCTCATttggtctctctctctctatctcctTCAATTCGTTTGTTCCGAATAGGTGTTGCCGGCGGAGATGTGTggtgagaagaagaagaaaaaaaaagggtGTTGGGGAAGGGTGATGAAGTTTGAGAAGTCGACACTAAATGGGTTAGCTAGGGTTgtttttctgttttattttcaagTGAGTCCAACtattaaaatttgttttttatttttatttttaatgttatggtatttttgaattaactcaattttcacttcaaattatGTGCCatttgggttgaattttgggggtTTGGGAAAGAcaacacgggtattcgtagaatcaacgtgttttgATCTTCGTTATTGTATAACGCGCTATATCACTTACCTATCAAAATAAGCATGCTATGATAACATTCCTAAATATTTTGAATAATCAAGGGTTGATTGCTAATACAGTGCTGCTTTTAGAAAAGAAAATCTATGAACTAACTATGATATTCACATTGTTGATATATATAAGAGTAAagtgccattttggtccctatggtttggccagttttgccagtatagtccaaatgtttcatttatagcctgtgggtccaaaaacttttcaccattgccattgtggtccaactgacttaaccccATCCAAGAACTCCGTTAAGTCAGGTAAAATATTgtccttttcttttatttataaCTAGGATTAAGACCCGCCCGTGTTGCGGTGCGTGTACATCATAAACATCGAATGAATTGGTCCAAatgttatatgatgcattaaccatatgaaaacacacatttcgacgtatccagttgaactcaatgtaacgtgtataagcattgtgatttgatcaaacgtaaagtaaatcaaattcatatcgaacaatcataatgtattatatgtgacccaactcatacatagaaaacgtaacgggtatgaaggaaaatctgcacatgtaatcgaaagggattaattagagctttcgtaaaaaagggagaaaaagaaaccataatttgactccactcggttcgaaacaaactttacgaaacatacataaaataaacacgaaaaatattatatttgacctgtatcatttcccaaaaaagtttacgtcgaaacgtagaacaacttgaatttataccaaaacgtacataaaaatatgcacgtaaaaatagtttctttaaacgaaaacgtattgaatttgacctgactcgtctataaaaaaagtttacgtcagaatgtagaacaaatcatatttatacctacccgtacataaaatatgcacgtaaaaaatagtttttaagtaaaggaagtataggggtaaaccgaaacaaaatattagtaaaaaaattaataggttaaaATCGTTTGTAAAAcagtgccaagtagcaccaatgccacaacggcatcgactctcaacatcgcaaaaataaaatagataaaatgggaaaaattacactgaacgaaaatCATATTTAAAATCGCTGAACCACGCACACAcgttacagtgtgttaatgcgaagaaattaaccagaaatggaaaacgtagaaaataataacttagttgATCTAGGACCCGCCTGTTGCGGCAAACTTGTCAAAAAGGGAAAAATGGACACGTTGCGACGGGCCTGTcgaatatgaaaaaatagagcaaaaaacgttgaacctcacatacACGCTACgacgtgttaacttgcaaaatttagaacgaaacgtaaaacttgcgaaagataaaaaagTATGGGTgtccaaagttgtaaataataaagtgttgtgttaaattataaaagatggaaaagtttggattaaaagtaaaaaattaaaaggggttaaaatacaaaatatgaaaattcttgggttaaaagtgaaaaatcaaagttttttttttgaaaaactccctaaGCTCATGGTACAACCAAGATATTAAGATATGAACAAAGTTGTTtcttatttatatatggaataataataGTTCATTTATTAAACCCTCTCCTTTTAACCCATTATCTTCAACCTATGTGACCATGGACTCCTCTTAGAAGACCTTATGTGATGAATATAACATTTTTACTGTATACAGttgaatgtgtgtatctcaaacaTAGCAATCTTtgaatatgtttgtatatatgtatctaaacaaaacaaaacaaaacaaaacaaacgaTGTGAACAAATATAATTACCTACAAAAAATCAATTCCATAACTAATATTAGTTTCATTAGAAGGGAATGCTGCTACAACAGAGTCTCCTTTTGACACATGAGCAGGTTGAGTAAGATAGGGTGCTACTTAATTTGTCATAATCTAATTTCATGTTTCAGTAAAATCTATTGATGCAGGATTTAAAAGTGAACGGAAATCGAAGTACCTTCCTGTTCCGGCTAACTCCGGCCAGATTCTCACCTTTGATAGATCGCCGGAGTGAAGTGTCTGTCCTATCTCGCCGGAGTGGAGTGTCCGCTGATTGTCTGCTGCTGCTTAACGGTCTGCGATTATCAAGTATTGTACGTGATACATGTGATAGGTTGAAGAAAATGGGTTAAAATGGAGGGCTTAATAAATgaattattataaataatagaaaaagacaaaattgtaCCTCACTTAACCGAGTTCATGGACGGGGTTAAGTTAGTTTGACcaaaatggcaatggtgaaaaGTATTTGGACCCACAAGCTATAAATGAAACCTTTAGATTATACTGGCAAAACTatccaaaccacatggaccaaaatgacactttACTCTATATATAAAATGGAACCGGCATATAAAGCCAAAAAAAAAGTGAAGCATCATGTCTCAAGAAGCAAAAAGTAAAACACAAAGAAGATATTACCATCTGAATTGTCATACAATATCAATTGTGAAACTTGACAAGGAAATTAACTTGAGTTGATTGCTAATACAGGGCTGATTTCAGAAAAGAAAAACAATGACAGACACGGTGTAGATGTTAAACTCGAACTACCACATCAAGTCGATAAAATGTGAAATATCATGTCTCAGGGTGCAAAAGATAAAACACAAAGAACAAGTTACAGCTGGTATTCATGAAACGAGCAAAACATCGTTAAACTACAACAAAAACAAATGCGTAATCGTTGTGAATTCGTTATATTGAAAATGTCTAATGAACAAACACATGAAGACCACATGTCATCCCACAATTACTATTTCAGTTTCACTCCCAGTCGCACAAGCTAGGATCGTCCATTAATTCTTTTGGCACAAGCTTACCTAACAGCTTAAGCATGCTTCTATCTAGTAAACCAACTGCGATATGATCTATAAATAACGATAAAGTCGAAGCATCAAGTGAGTAACCTCTATCAACCATTTCCTGTAAAAGCATCACCACATCATCATAGTGCTGGTTCTTTAGATATCCTTGGAGAAGAACACGGTAAGTAACATCATTTGGCGGGCAGCCACTCTCGTCCATTTTAAGAAACAACAACTGGGCTTCCCCCAATAGACCTTCCTGACAAAAACTATTTATCATCACAGTGTATGTACGAACATTAGGTAGCAAGCCTTTATCAATTAGACCTTGGAAAAGAACCCTCGCAATATCCACTTTCCTATATTTTCCTGCACCATCAATGAGGATATTGTACACAACAATATCAGAATTAAGCTTGCTATCACCCATCAAATGAAACAAAGAGAGAGCCTCTTCTACTTGACGATTGTTGCAAAGGCCCTCTAAAACTATTCCATAAGTGCATTGGTCTGGGATTTGGCCTTGTGCATGCATCTCATCAAAGAGTTTGCGTGCATCTACACAACGCCCAACGTGAAAAAATCCTTGTATCATGGTGTTGTAAGTGACTACATTGGGTTTTAAACCTTTTCCGGACATTTCACGAAACATTTGCATAGCTTTTTCTATGTTCAGATTTTTGCAATACCCATTCAACAAACTACTGTAAGCGACAACATCAGGGACGAGACCTCTAAGCGTCAGTGAATCAAAAATCTCCCTTGCTTTGATCATTTCACCTCGAAGACAGTAACCATCAATAAGTGAGTTGTATGTCACTATGTCTGGAACCTCACCTCTCTCAATCATGATGTTGATAATAGCCTCAGCTTCTTCTACTTTACCTTCCTTGCAAAAAGCATCAACTAATACAGTAAAGGTTTGCACATCTGGAGAAATCTTTTCATCCTCCATTTCTTTTAGCAGCTTTGAGGCCTCATCCCAATGACCTAAGTTACAAAGGCCACGAATTAAAGAGGTGTAGGTAATGACATTTGGTAAAATTCCTTTTTCAAATACCATCTCTTTAAAGAGTTTGAAAGCATCATCAATCAGTTTATCCTTGCAAAGACTATCAATGATGGTGCTATATGTAACAATACTAGGCTGACAATTTTTTTGTTCCATTAGCCTGAGCAAAGCAA
Coding sequences:
- the LOC118490263 gene encoding pentatricopeptide repeat-containing protein At3g22470, mitochondrial-like, producing MLHKITNLNHALNLFDEMSQRRPLPSVVLFNQLLTSVTKIKHFSISLHLFNQMCSLGVPLDKYSISIAIKCCCQLYRTKDGFALLGCCFRRAIAPNVFIFNALLDGLVLEDRILEAEMLFKKLIKQKLCEPDVVMYNTMIKGLCKFGNNVTALALLRLMEQKNCQPSIVTYSTIIDSLCKDKLIDDAFKLFKEMVFEKGILPNVITYTSLIRGLCNLGHWDEASKLLKEMEDEKISPDVQTFTVLVDAFCKEGKVEEAEAIINIMIERGEVPDIVTYNSLIDGYCLRGEMIKAREIFDSLTLRGLVPDVVAYSSLLNGYCKNLNIEKAMQMFREMSGKGLKPNVVTYNTMIQGFFHVGRCVDARKLFDEMHAQGQIPDQCTYGIVLEGLCNNRQVEEALSLFHLMGDSKLNSDIVVYNILIDGAGKYRKVDIARVLFQGLIDKGLLPNVRTYTVMINSFCQEGLLGEAQLLFLKMDESGCPPNDVTYRVLLQGYLKNQHYDDVVMLLQEMVDRGYSLDASTLSLFIDHIAVGLLDRSMLKLLGKLVPKELMDDPSLCDWE